Proteins encoded within one genomic window of Candidatus Berkiella cookevillensis:
- a CDS encoding alpha-2-macroglobulin family protein has protein sequence MSVGNAALNSKWEKYMHHSCLSNFFISFIFLFIYASNAIAQATIETFASPELLRQADIYYQKHIKNGMSGASTHLEEIERKVRAKQSFDAQDWYGSRYALYQVLTDNSADFQSWFLLCKSLIGLQEYDTYQNYDEVLQTAFIKAHQNAQTSLDKAALYWLASQTKLQFTQLRETALNLSSQANIEAHISDLIKNYPAEFAAYQLDIPQRTDIASACLTWTYPLLKTRNFHYEDYLSITPKVKDLGVIARGKQLCVEGLNFGENYTLTLKAGFPGESGTSLLKNQSLNLYIPHRKSAIRFREKGYILASGAPQIVPLVAVNVSEVKLKIIHIPERNIQSIQTNWFTNQLSRWDADNIAEEEGEIVWQGTYRFDSETDKTAISGLPIDKMMGKKLHAGVYLVEARTTEDSYDPDEFASQALVISDIGLSTYHGPDGLHVFARSLSHAKILSDVNIRLISRNNRELHTITTDKEGHAVFTAEILNGKGGNRPAFLTATQKDQQFTVLNLRDEAFDLSDRGTQGRNHQGAIDAYLFTERGIYRPGETIHHLCLLRDNKGQATAKLPITLKIFRPDGVIAQESLLQDMGNGSYALDYVINHAAQTGTWTTAIYLDPTNTELAHTSFEVNDFVPPRIEVKTSSTLKSIVPQQSNRLMVNAQYYFGAPGANLKVTAESKLIPMSEPFSKWKTYHFGLIEEEWVAQRFKHLDTITDEQGKASIITKVDLEPQTSHPLQLETTTTVFEIGGRGQSSKQTTLFWHQPYIIGIEPQFKDNSTSSHSDAKFNIIAVNQKGELQSTQSLRYTLYEEQHDYVWFRAGTHWQYEVVVRDNVVANGTLKLDNKAPLAFTMPVKYGAYRLEVLDEKTGVATSFRFAAGWYFSGETPDRPDTLEVSFSEDNKKNASNKANIYIKSPFEGQLFVAWAGDNFKPIYTGKIGSKGINLELPIPKAFRATPGNYLIATVYRGSDDKSSQMPKRAIGVAWMSNKQFKEKHEIELSLEHPAVVNSAKTVDIVVKASKAHKNLNLAVALVDEGTLSLTDYKTPKPYQYFFSQKSLNYALRDSYGHLINPYGARPGSFQVGGGESILKRALTQLPARSYKVVSLFSGIIEAKENETIHVPFVLPEYTGKLRVMAVAWDEQGVGHTQSSLSVRDPIDAYLVLPRFLAPHDSAKIPLVLKNVEAPEGDYSLTLQSEKDKVTQKIHLQKGQELRIPFTLKANTTGTKKIELILKDSKDLTYKRQWELSVRPTIQPVSLQAYGKIEAKSSLSLDEKLLNNFQDNNSKLSLSIGSLPELGSAQLIQDLLQYPYYCLEQTISRLFATLLSTNPSDEMIQKGFNQLTTLQKIDGSFSLWSHNGQTEPWLTLYAADLLHSMKQTGHAVPLALIQNVDHWIKEMEQRSMNQSTDISIAAYAHYILAKENQSSLRTLRFFADSHQKNIIRRRDLAFIGAAFAHYGDAQNATLWFDKAINAVDTQHGTDFFSFGSELRDNAILVTLIAETTQNNEKLYPLLQSLVDKARLSHFLSTQEKAWLIRADLALKDARKKYYLSLNNNPLDGIQPNILNFDYQALKQAPILQNTGDAPVYYALSQQGEPIDVKALPQSGFALQRSVYTLEGQYADLEKMKSGDLYIVKIKGQRSNNTLHHVLLVDLLPPGFEIEQTTLSDLAEQFPWLGAISQASRTESRDDRFMAAFELARQNDFTVAYMVRAVSAGTFNYPPTFVEAMYQPQFFAYGEAEKIHIYSE, from the coding sequence AAGAATATGATACTTATCAAAATTATGATGAAGTATTACAAACAGCCTTCATCAAAGCCCATCAAAATGCCCAAACATCTTTAGATAAAGCAGCCCTGTATTGGCTGGCCTCTCAAACTAAATTACAATTTACTCAACTACGTGAAACTGCGCTCAATTTAAGTAGTCAAGCTAATATTGAAGCGCATATTAGCGATTTGATAAAAAATTATCCTGCAGAATTTGCCGCTTATCAACTTGATATTCCCCAACGCACAGATATTGCCAGCGCTTGCCTTACTTGGACTTATCCACTACTTAAAACCAGAAATTTTCATTATGAAGACTATCTTTCCATAACACCTAAAGTAAAAGATCTGGGGGTTATTGCCCGAGGCAAACAACTTTGCGTTGAAGGCTTAAATTTTGGAGAAAATTACACTCTAACACTCAAAGCAGGGTTTCCTGGTGAATCAGGCACTAGCTTACTCAAAAACCAATCTCTTAATCTCTATATTCCGCATCGAAAATCTGCTATCCGCTTTCGGGAAAAGGGTTATATATTAGCAAGTGGCGCACCTCAAATAGTACCCTTGGTTGCAGTCAATGTTTCGGAAGTAAAACTAAAAATTATTCACATTCCAGAGCGCAATATTCAAAGCATTCAAACAAACTGGTTTACCAATCAGCTTTCTAGATGGGATGCTGACAACATCGCAGAAGAAGAAGGTGAAATTGTTTGGCAAGGCACTTATCGCTTTGACAGTGAAACAGACAAAACAGCTATCTCAGGACTCCCTATTGATAAAATGATGGGTAAAAAATTACACGCAGGTGTGTATTTAGTTGAAGCCCGCACAACTGAAGATAGTTACGATCCCGATGAATTTGCATCACAAGCGCTTGTTATTAGTGATATTGGTCTCAGCACTTATCATGGCCCTGATGGTTTGCATGTTTTTGCGCGTTCACTGAGTCATGCAAAAATCTTATCCGATGTGAACATTCGTTTAATTTCACGCAATAATCGTGAGCTTCACACAATTACAACTGACAAAGAAGGTCATGCCGTTTTTACAGCCGAAATACTCAATGGCAAAGGGGGCAACCGACCTGCTTTCTTAACCGCCACCCAGAAAGATCAGCAATTTACAGTGCTTAATTTAAGAGATGAAGCCTTTGATCTCAGCGATAGAGGCACACAAGGCCGCAACCATCAAGGTGCCATAGATGCTTATCTCTTTACAGAACGCGGTATCTATAGACCTGGTGAAACAATCCATCATCTATGCTTACTGCGTGATAATAAAGGCCAAGCGACCGCAAAGCTGCCCATAACGCTTAAAATATTTAGACCCGATGGCGTGATTGCACAAGAATCCCTTTTACAAGATATGGGTAATGGAAGCTATGCATTGGATTATGTTATCAATCATGCAGCACAAACAGGCACATGGACTACCGCTATTTATCTTGATCCAACTAACACTGAACTCGCGCATACTTCCTTTGAGGTAAATGATTTTGTACCACCTCGTATAGAAGTTAAAACTTCTTCTACTTTAAAGAGTATCGTGCCACAACAAAGTAATCGCTTAATGGTCAATGCTCAATATTACTTTGGTGCGCCAGGGGCAAATCTAAAAGTAACGGCTGAATCCAAACTCATTCCTATGTCAGAACCCTTCTCAAAATGGAAAACTTATCACTTTGGCCTAATAGAAGAAGAATGGGTCGCACAAAGATTCAAACATTTAGACACTATAACCGATGAACAAGGAAAAGCTTCGATTATTACTAAAGTGGATCTTGAACCACAAACAAGTCACCCTTTACAGTTAGAAACAACAACTACTGTTTTTGAAATCGGTGGGCGTGGTCAAAGCAGTAAACAGACTACCCTTTTTTGGCATCAGCCCTATATCATTGGCATTGAGCCTCAATTTAAAGACAATTCAACCAGTAGTCATAGCGATGCAAAATTCAATATTATTGCGGTAAATCAAAAAGGTGAATTACAATCGACACAATCATTACGTTATACCCTGTATGAAGAACAGCATGATTATGTTTGGTTTCGTGCCGGTACTCATTGGCAATATGAAGTGGTTGTTCGCGACAATGTCGTTGCCAATGGTACTTTGAAATTAGACAATAAAGCACCTTTGGCATTTACAATGCCTGTTAAATATGGAGCTTATCGCCTTGAAGTCTTAGATGAGAAAACAGGTGTCGCAACCAGCTTTCGTTTTGCAGCAGGCTGGTATTTTTCAGGTGAGACACCAGACAGGCCGGATACACTCGAAGTTAGCTTCTCCGAAGACAATAAAAAAAATGCGAGCAATAAAGCAAATATTTACATTAAAAGCCCCTTTGAAGGTCAACTTTTTGTTGCATGGGCTGGAGATAACTTTAAACCGATATACACAGGGAAAATTGGATCCAAAGGTATAAACCTTGAACTCCCTATTCCCAAAGCATTCCGTGCAACACCTGGCAACTATTTAATTGCGACCGTCTATAGAGGCAGCGATGATAAATCTTCACAAATGCCCAAACGTGCGATTGGTGTTGCCTGGATGTCCAATAAACAATTTAAAGAAAAACACGAAATTGAACTGTCTTTAGAACATCCAGCAGTCGTCAACTCTGCAAAAACAGTTGATATTGTTGTGAAGGCAAGCAAAGCACACAAAAATCTAAACCTTGCTGTCGCACTGGTTGATGAGGGCACACTTTCTTTGACAGATTATAAAACACCTAAGCCATATCAATATTTCTTTTCTCAAAAAAGCTTGAACTATGCATTGCGTGACAGTTATGGTCATTTGATTAATCCATATGGTGCACGCCCAGGCTCTTTCCAAGTGGGAGGTGGGGAGTCCATCTTAAAACGTGCATTGACTCAATTGCCTGCACGTAGCTACAAAGTAGTATCACTTTTTTCAGGTATCATCGAAGCAAAAGAAAATGAGACAATTCATGTTCCCTTTGTCTTACCTGAATATACGGGTAAACTACGTGTTATGGCTGTTGCTTGGGATGAACAAGGTGTAGGACATACACAGAGCAGTCTCTCTGTTCGAGATCCTATCGATGCCTATCTGGTACTCCCTCGTTTCCTTGCACCCCATGACAGTGCAAAAATACCTTTGGTTCTTAAAAATGTGGAAGCACCTGAAGGCGACTATTCACTGACACTTCAATCTGAAAAAGACAAAGTGACTCAGAAAATTCATTTACAAAAAGGGCAAGAACTTCGTATACCATTCACCTTAAAGGCAAATACCACAGGCACAAAAAAAATTGAACTGATCTTAAAAGATTCAAAAGACCTTACTTATAAACGTCAATGGGAATTATCTGTACGACCTACAATACAGCCTGTATCCTTACAAGCATATGGAAAGATTGAAGCAAAATCTTCTCTAAGCCTTGATGAAAAATTACTCAATAATTTCCAAGACAATAATAGCAAACTTTCTTTATCTATTGGTTCTCTACCTGAACTTGGTAGTGCACAACTCATTCAAGATTTGTTGCAATATCCTTATTATTGCCTTGAACAAACCATCAGCCGTTTATTTGCAACTTTGTTAAGCACCAACCCTTCTGATGAAATGATTCAAAAAGGCTTTAACCAGCTGACAACCTTGCAAAAAATTGATGGCTCTTTTTCATTATGGTCTCACAATGGACAAACAGAACCTTGGCTTACGCTCTATGCCGCTGATTTGCTACATAGTATGAAACAAACAGGCCATGCAGTTCCTTTGGCTCTGATACAAAACGTAGATCATTGGATCAAAGAAATGGAACAACGTTCCATGAATCAATCTACAGATATCTCTATTGCTGCCTATGCGCATTATATTCTTGCAAAAGAAAATCAAAGCTCATTACGCACACTACGCTTCTTTGCAGACAGTCATCAGAAAAACATTATACGCCGTCGTGATTTGGCCTTTATCGGTGCTGCGTTTGCACACTATGGTGATGCTCAAAACGCAACACTTTGGTTTGATAAGGCAATCAACGCTGTTGATACTCAACATGGCACTGATTTCTTCAGCTTTGGCTCTGAGCTACGCGATAATGCTATCTTAGTGACTTTAATTGCCGAAACCACTCAGAATAACGAAAAGCTTTATCCCCTCTTACAATCACTGGTAGATAAAGCACGCTTATCACATTTTCTAAGCACGCAAGAAAAAGCTTGGTTGATACGCGCAGATCTTGCCTTAAAAGACGCGCGCAAAAAATATTATCTAAGTCTTAATAATAACCCCTTAGATGGCATACAACCCAACATACTTAACTTTGATTATCAAGCATTAAAGCAAGCACCTATTTTACAAAATACAGGTGACGCACCCGTCTATTATGCGCTCTCTCAGCAAGGGGAACCGATAGATGTCAAAGCGTTACCACAATCGGGTTTTGCATTACAACGTTCTGTCTACACCTTAGAAGGACAATATGCTGATTTAGAGAAAATGAAATCTGGCGATTTGTATATTGTGAAAATCAAAGGTCAACGCAGTAACAATACACTACACCATGTATTACTGGTTGATCTTTTGCCGCCCGGTTTTGAAATTGAGCAGACTACTCTGTCCGATCTCGCAGAACAATTTCCATGGTTAGGAGCAATATCACAAGCAAGCCGTACAGAAAGCCGAGATGATAGGTTTATGGCAGCCTTTGAGTTGGCTAGACAAAATGATTTCACGGTAGCCTATATGGTGCGTGCGGTTAGCGCAGGTACTTTTAATTATCCACCTACTTTTGTAGAGGCCATGTATCAACCACAGTTTTTCGCTTATGGAGAAGCAGAAAAAATACATATTTATTCTGAGTAA
- the pbpC gene encoding penicillin-binding protein 1C, producing MSIGSFMGFLLANSIYPLNTKRFNDVSTIIYAQNTPIHIFHSQDEKLRIHTTVEEVDPLYLKILLEREDKYFFSHPGINPFALLRAVYQRIQYGHVISGGSTISMQTARLLEPRPRKLISKFIECFRALQLEWHFSKKEILNIYMTLAPFGGNIEGVHAATMTYFQKSAKQLSPSEIALLVALVQSPTRLHPIHYPERAYLARNTLLAFMAKKHLIDEENFNIHTLADLPSSKNKFPREIPHLAWRLKKQYPNDIKIHTTIDLNLQKKIEFLLSRYQRSFPPQSNTAIFIVEHRKNKPVVYIASRDFYNENDHGFVDYICAFRSPGSTLKPFIFGLGFDLGVVKPESYLLDERRRFGAYYPRNFDKNIHGVVKAEEALALSLNIPVVDLLNRIGVMRFLSLLKEAGITPQLPRSFDSPSLAIALGGLGLSLEQLVSLYSALARDGKVMPISYLDTQISSTEHALFSEHAAQQVTTILKVDLENNRRFSLKTGTSYGYRDTWVIGYDQQYVIGIWTGIPDGSPMSPLLARDLVVPLFQKVVAVLPEKEMPSLQKFSSPTMVLKKSSQHISDQKNVHKTVPTLIFPVDDTIVELERQASQYKAIPLSVTGGKRPYTWLIDGKPLYIGTWKQKEFWMPEKNGYYTITLIDANGQTAKANIELSSNQQIADAS from the coding sequence TTGAGCATAGGTAGTTTTATGGGATTTTTGCTAGCGAATAGCATCTATCCTTTAAACACAAAAAGATTTAATGATGTTTCAACCATTATTTATGCTCAAAATACACCCATTCATATTTTTCACAGTCAAGATGAAAAACTACGCATTCATACCACGGTTGAAGAGGTAGATCCACTCTATCTCAAAATATTGTTAGAGAGAGAAGATAAATATTTTTTTTCACATCCAGGTATTAATCCCTTTGCCTTACTTCGAGCAGTCTATCAAAGAATCCAATATGGGCATGTTATTTCTGGCGGCTCCACAATTAGCATGCAAACAGCAAGACTCTTAGAGCCTCGACCCAGAAAGCTTATTTCAAAATTTATAGAATGCTTTCGTGCTTTGCAATTAGAATGGCATTTTTCTAAAAAAGAAATTCTAAATATCTATATGACTTTAGCGCCATTTGGTGGAAACATCGAGGGTGTTCATGCAGCAACAATGACTTATTTTCAAAAATCAGCAAAGCAACTCTCACCGAGTGAAATTGCGCTCTTAGTAGCACTCGTGCAATCACCCACGCGCCTTCATCCCATTCATTATCCTGAACGCGCATATCTTGCACGCAATACACTATTAGCGTTTATGGCAAAAAAACATCTGATCGATGAAGAAAATTTTAACATTCATACATTAGCAGACTTACCCAGCAGTAAAAACAAATTCCCACGTGAGATACCGCACCTTGCTTGGCGATTAAAAAAGCAATATCCCAATGATATAAAAATTCATACAACAATAGATCTTAATCTGCAAAAGAAGATTGAATTCTTACTCTCACGCTATCAACGATCTTTTCCTCCTCAAAGCAATACTGCTATTTTTATTGTAGAGCACAGAAAAAACAAACCCGTGGTATATATTGCCTCGCGCGATTTTTATAATGAAAATGATCATGGCTTTGTTGATTATATTTGTGCTTTTCGCTCACCTGGCTCTACCTTAAAGCCCTTTATCTTTGGATTGGGTTTTGATTTAGGCGTGGTTAAGCCAGAGAGCTATTTATTAGATGAGCGTCGACGTTTTGGCGCATATTACCCACGAAACTTTGATAAGAACATACATGGTGTTGTAAAAGCAGAAGAGGCACTTGCTCTGTCTTTGAATATACCTGTTGTTGATTTGTTGAATCGAATAGGCGTCATGCGTTTTTTAAGCCTTTTAAAAGAGGCGGGAATAACACCACAATTACCACGCTCTTTTGATAGTCCAAGCCTCGCCATCGCTTTAGGTGGATTAGGTCTTTCTCTGGAACAGCTTGTTAGCTTATACAGCGCTCTAGCGCGTGATGGCAAAGTAATGCCTATTTCTTATCTTGATACGCAAATCTCCAGCACAGAACACGCTCTTTTTTCTGAGCATGCAGCACAACAAGTCACTACTATTTTAAAAGTAGATTTGGAAAATAATCGCCGTTTTTCCTTAAAAACAGGCACCTCTTATGGTTATCGTGACACTTGGGTGATTGGTTACGATCAACAATATGTTATTGGTATTTGGACGGGCATACCAGATGGATCACCGATGAGTCCATTATTAGCGAGAGATCTTGTTGTACCTTTATTTCAAAAGGTTGTAGCCGTACTACCAGAAAAGGAAATGCCCTCTTTACAAAAATTTAGCTCCCCTACAATGGTGCTCAAAAAATCATCACAACATATATCCGATCAAAAAAATGTACATAAAACAGTGCCTACACTTATTTTTCCAGTTGATGATACGATTGTTGAGCTTGAAAGACAGGCATCCCAATACAAAGCCATCCCTCTTAGCGTCACTGGCGGAAAACGCCCTTATACCTGGCTGATTGATGGAAAGCCTTTATATATAGGCACCTGGAAACAAAAAGAATTTTGGATGCCAGAAAAGAATGGCTATTATACTATTACCTTGATTGATGCCAATGGGCAAACTGCCAAGGCAAATATTGAATTGAGCTCTAATCAACAGATTGCCGATGCAAGCTAA